From Diceros bicornis minor isolate mBicDic1 chromosome 21, mDicBic1.mat.cur, whole genome shotgun sequence, the proteins below share one genomic window:
- the MAF1 gene encoding repressor of RNA polymerase III transcription MAF1 homolog isoform X2, which produces MKLLENSSFEAINSQLTVETGDAHIIGRIESYSCKMAGDDKHMFKQFCQEGQPHVLEALSPPQTSGLSPSRLSKSQGGEDEGPLSDKCSRKTLFYLIATLNESFRPDYDFSTARSHEFSREPSLSWVVNAVNCSLFSAVREDFKALKPQLWNAVDEEICLAECDIYSYNPDLDSDPFGEDGSLWSFNYFFYNKRLKRIVFFSCRSIRVPVICM; this is translated from the exons ATGAAGCTGTTGGAGAACTCGAGCTTCGAGGCCATCAACTCGCAGCTGACCGTGGAGACTGGAGATGCCCACATCATCGGCAG GATTGAGAGCTACTCATGTAAGATGGCAGGAGACGACAAGCACATGTTCAAGCAGTTCTGCCAGGAGGGCCAGCCACACGTGTTAGAGGCACTGTCCCCGCCCCAGACCTCGGGCCTCAGCCCCAGCAG GCTGAGCAAGAGCCAAGGTGGTGAGGACGAGGGCCCCCTCAGCGACAAGTGCAGCCGCAAGACCCTCTTCTATTTGATCGCCACGCTCAATGAGTCCTTCCGGCCTGACTATGACTTCAGCACAGCCCGAAGCCACGAGTTCAGCCGGGAGCCCAGCCTCAGCTGG GTGGTGAATGCAGTTAACTGCAGTCTGTTTTCGGCTGTGCGAGAGGACTTCAAGGCCCTGAAACCACAACTGTGGAACGCAGTGGATGAGGAGATCTGTCTAGCCGAATGTGACATTTACAG CTATAACCCAGACTTGGATTCAGACCCCTTTGGGGAGGATGGCAGCCTCTGGTCCTTCAACTACTTCTTCTACAACAAGCGGCTTAAGCGGATTGTCTTCTTCAGCTGCCGCTCCATCAG GGTCCCGGTGATCTGTATGTGA
- the MAF1 gene encoding repressor of RNA polymerase III transcription MAF1 homolog isoform X1 has product MKLLENSSFEAINSQLTVETGDAHIIGRIESYSCKMAGDDKHMFKQFCQEGQPHVLEALSPPQTSGLSPSRLSKSQGGEDEGPLSDKCSRKTLFYLIATLNESFRPDYDFSTARSHEFSREPSLSWVVNAVNCSLFSAVREDFKALKPQLWNAVDEEICLAECDIYSYNPDLDSDPFGEDGSLWSFNYFFYNKRLKRIVFFSCRSISGSTYTPSEAGNELDMELGEEEEEEEESGSGGSEGGPEETSAMEEDRVPVICM; this is encoded by the exons ATGAAGCTGTTGGAGAACTCGAGCTTCGAGGCCATCAACTCGCAGCTGACCGTGGAGACTGGAGATGCCCACATCATCGGCAG GATTGAGAGCTACTCATGTAAGATGGCAGGAGACGACAAGCACATGTTCAAGCAGTTCTGCCAGGAGGGCCAGCCACACGTGTTAGAGGCACTGTCCCCGCCCCAGACCTCGGGCCTCAGCCCCAGCAG GCTGAGCAAGAGCCAAGGTGGTGAGGACGAGGGCCCCCTCAGCGACAAGTGCAGCCGCAAGACCCTCTTCTATTTGATCGCCACGCTCAATGAGTCCTTCCGGCCTGACTATGACTTCAGCACAGCCCGAAGCCACGAGTTCAGCCGGGAGCCCAGCCTCAGCTGG GTGGTGAATGCAGTTAACTGCAGTCTGTTTTCGGCTGTGCGAGAGGACTTCAAGGCCCTGAAACCACAACTGTGGAACGCAGTGGATGAGGAGATCTGTCTAGCCGAATGTGACATTTACAG CTATAACCCAGACTTGGATTCAGACCCCTTTGGGGAGGATGGCAGCCTCTGGTCCTTCAACTACTTCTTCTACAACAAGCGGCTTAAGCGGATTGTCTTCTTCAGCTGCCGCTCCATCAG TGGATCCACCTACACTCCCTCGGAGGCAGGCAATGAGCTGGACATggagctgggagaggaggaggaggaagaggaagagagcggAAGTGGAGGCAGTGAGGGCGGACCCGAGGAGACTAGTGCCATGGAGGAGGACAG GGTCCCGGTGATCTGTATGTGA